From Mycobacterium lacus, one genomic window encodes:
- the glmS gene encoding glutamine--fructose-6-phosphate transaminase (isomerizing), with protein MCGIVGYVGQRPACDVVMDALRRMEYRGYDSSGIALVDGDGNLTVRRRAGRLANLEEAMAEMPPAALAGSTGLGHTRWATHGRPTDRNAHPHRDAVRKIAVVHNGIIENFATLRHELETTGVEFASDTDTEVAVHLVAQAYRHGATAGDFAGSVLSVLRRLEGHFTLVFANADEPGTIVAARRSTPLVLGIGDGEMFVGSDVAAFIEHTRDAVELGQDQAVVITADGYRISDFDGNDDAASARHFHIDWDLAAAEKGGYEYFMLKEIAEQPTAVADTLLGHFVGGRIVLDEQRLSDQELREIDKVFVVACGTAYHSGLLAKYAIEHWTRLPVEVELASEFRYRDPVLDRSTLVVAISQSGETADTLEAVRHAKEQKAKVLAICNTNGSQIPRECDAVLYTRAGPEIGVASTKTFLAQIAANYLLGLALAQARGTKYPDEVQREYRELAAMPDLVARVIASIGPVADLAYRFAESSTVLFLGRHVGYPVALEGALKLKELAYMHAEGFAAGELKHGPIALIEDDLPVIVVMPSPKGSATLHAKLLSNIREIQTRGAVTIVIAEEGDDTVRPYADHLIEIPAVSTLLQPLLSTIPLQVFAASVAQARGYDVDKPRNLAKSVTVE; from the coding sequence ATGTGCGGAATTGTCGGCTACGTCGGTCAGCGCCCTGCCTGCGACGTCGTCATGGACGCACTGCGCCGGATGGAGTACCGCGGATACGACTCCTCCGGCATCGCGTTGGTCGATGGTGACGGCAACCTCACCGTGCGCCGTCGGGCCGGCCGGCTGGCCAACCTGGAGGAGGCGATGGCCGAAATGCCACCGGCCGCACTGGCCGGCAGCACTGGCCTGGGCCACACCCGCTGGGCCACCCATGGCCGCCCTACCGACCGCAACGCGCACCCGCACCGCGACGCCGTCCGCAAGATCGCCGTCGTCCACAACGGCATCATCGAGAACTTCGCCACGCTGCGCCACGAGCTGGAGACGACCGGCGTGGAGTTTGCCAGCGACACCGACACCGAGGTCGCGGTGCACTTGGTGGCGCAGGCATATCGCCACGGAGCGACGGCGGGCGACTTCGCTGGCTCCGTGCTATCCGTGCTGCGCCGACTGGAGGGCCACTTCACACTGGTGTTCGCCAACGCCGACGAGCCCGGCACCATCGTCGCCGCCCGCCGCTCCACCCCGCTGGTGCTGGGCATCGGCGACGGCGAGATGTTCGTCGGCTCCGACGTGGCCGCGTTCATCGAACACACCCGCGACGCGGTCGAGCTCGGCCAGGACCAGGCGGTCGTGATCACCGCGGACGGCTACCGGATCAGCGACTTCGACGGCAACGACGACGCCGCGAGTGCCCGCCATTTTCACATCGACTGGGACCTGGCCGCCGCCGAAAAGGGCGGCTACGAGTACTTCATGCTCAAGGAGATCGCCGAGCAGCCCACCGCGGTGGCCGACACGCTGCTCGGGCACTTCGTCGGCGGGCGCATCGTGCTCGACGAACAACGGCTCTCCGACCAGGAACTGCGCGAGATCGACAAGGTGTTCGTCGTCGCCTGCGGTACCGCGTATCACTCCGGGCTGCTGGCCAAATACGCGATCGAGCACTGGACACGATTGCCGGTGGAGGTAGAACTGGCGAGCGAGTTTCGTTATCGCGACCCGGTGCTGGACCGCAGCACGCTGGTGGTGGCCATCTCGCAGTCCGGTGAAACCGCCGACACCCTGGAAGCGGTCCGGCACGCCAAGGAGCAGAAGGCCAAGGTGCTGGCGATCTGCAACACCAACGGCTCCCAGATCCCGCGTGAGTGCGACGCGGTGCTCTACACCCGCGCCGGCCCAGAGATCGGCGTGGCCTCGACGAAGACCTTCCTGGCGCAAATCGCCGCCAACTACCTGCTCGGCCTGGCGTTGGCGCAGGCCCGCGGCACCAAGTACCCCGACGAGGTCCAGCGCGAGTATCGCGAACTGGCAGCGATGCCGGACCTGGTGGCCCGGGTGATCGCGTCGATCGGTCCGGTCGCCGACCTGGCCTACCGGTTCGCCGAGTCGTCGACGGTGCTGTTCCTGGGCCGTCACGTCGGCTATCCGGTGGCGCTGGAAGGCGCGCTGAAACTCAAGGAATTGGCCTACATGCACGCCGAGGGCTTCGCGGCCGGCGAGCTCAAGCATGGCCCCATCGCGCTGATCGAGGACGACCTGCCGGTCATCGTCGTCATGCCCTCGCCCAAGGGGTCGGCCACGTTGCACGCGAAGCTGCTGTCCAACATCCGCGAGATCCAGACGCGCGGCGCGGTGACCATCGTGATCGCCGAAGAGGGTGACGACACCGTGCGTCCCTACGCCGATCACTTGATCGAAATCCCTGCGGTGTCAACACTTTTGCAGCCGCTGCTGTCGACGATCCCGCTGCAGGTATTCGCGGCTTCGGTGGCGCAGGCCCGCGGTTACGATGTCGACAAGCCGCGAAATCTGGCCAAGTCCGTCACCGTGGAGTAA
- a CDS encoding Rv1535 family protein, producing the protein MTAVLYDTATAPSAPEPTLAPRRKQVPHRRRRQQPLDPPSDPMVDAAARLLSIPLRQVYAVLWRVGAIEVMA; encoded by the coding sequence ATGACTGCTGTTCTGTACGATACGGCGACTGCCCCGTCTGCACCCGAACCGACGTTGGCGCCCCGCCGAAAACAGGTGCCGCACCGGCGGCGTCGTCAACAGCCGCTCGACCCTCCAAGCGACCCAATGGTGGACGCGGCCGCTCGTTTGTTGAGCATTCCGCTGCGCCAGGTGTACGCGGTGCTCTGGCGCGTCGGGGCGATCGAGGTTATGGCCTAG
- a CDS encoding dienelactone hydrolase family protein: protein MARTSKLVAALSRRGPHHVLRGDLAFAGLPGVVYTPQAGLNLPGVSFGHDWLTGSARYSGLLEHLASWGIVASAPDTQRGLAPSVLNLAFDLGVALDIVAGVRLGPGKISVHPAKLGVVGHGFGGSAAVFAAAGMPTKPSAVAAIFPTVTSPPAEQPAATLSVPGLILSAPGDPKTLTSNALGLSRAWETATLRIVSKAQAGGLVEGRRLTKVVGLAGPHRRTQRSVRALLTGYLLYMLNGDKTYREFADPEVQLPRTDPIDLGAPPVTPEEKIVALLK from the coding sequence GTGGCCCGCACCAGCAAGCTCGTCGCCGCCCTCAGCCGCCGCGGCCCACACCACGTTTTGCGTGGTGATTTGGCCTTTGCCGGCCTGCCCGGCGTGGTGTACACCCCGCAGGCCGGACTGAACCTTCCCGGCGTCTCCTTCGGCCACGACTGGCTCACCGGCAGTGCCCGGTATTCGGGTCTGCTGGAGCATCTGGCGTCGTGGGGCATCGTGGCCAGCGCCCCCGACACCCAGCGGGGACTGGCGCCGTCGGTGCTGAACCTTGCCTTTGATCTGGGGGTTGCCCTCGATATCGTGGCGGGAGTGCGCCTCGGGCCGGGAAAGATCAGCGTGCACCCCGCCAAGCTCGGCGTGGTTGGCCACGGTTTCGGCGGCTCGGCCGCCGTGTTCGCTGCCGCGGGAATGCCCACCAAGCCGTCGGCAGTCGCGGCGATCTTCCCGACGGTGACCAGTCCCCCGGCGGAACAGCCCGCCGCCACGCTCAGCGTGCCCGGTCTGATCCTGAGCGCACCGGGCGATCCGAAGACGTTGACGTCCAACGCCCTGGGGCTTTCGCGGGCTTGGGAAACGGCCACGTTGCGCATCGTGAGCAAAGCCCAAGCCGGCGGCCTGGTTGAGGGCCGGCGACTGACCAAGGTGGTCGGGCTGGCGGGGCCGCACCGCAGGACGCAACGTTCGGTGCGCGCGCTGCTGACCGGGTATCTGCTTTACATGCTCAACGGAGACAAGACCTACCGCGAATTTGCCGATCCAGAGGTGCAGTTGCCCAGGACCGACCCAATAGACCTGGGAGCGCCACCGGTCACCCCCGAAGAGAAGATCGTTGCACTGCTGAAGTAA
- a CDS encoding type VII secretion target: MRPDRGNGYDSTDIDVAAVRAVADRIGAAAELIDDAVANHLARLAFGAASAGRAHAAPGDALRTGLTRLAQELSQWSRAAVEVAVALRAGADRYADAELSAAARIG, translated from the coding sequence ATGAGACCCGATCGTGGAAATGGCTATGACTCAACCGATATCGACGTGGCCGCGGTTCGTGCGGTCGCCGACCGGATCGGCGCGGCCGCCGAACTCATCGACGATGCGGTGGCCAACCATCTGGCACGGCTGGCCTTCGGCGCAGCCAGCGCCGGCCGGGCGCACGCCGCTCCCGGCGACGCGTTGCGCACCGGGCTGACCCGGCTGGCGCAGGAGTTATCGCAGTGGTCGCGGGCGGCCGTCGAGGTCGCGGTCGCGCTGCGCGCCGGCGCCGACCGCTATGCCGATGCCGAGCTGTCTGCCGCGGCGCGGATTGGCTGA
- the glmM gene encoding phosphoglucosamine mutase, protein MGRLFGTDGVRGVANRELTAELALALGAAAARHLASPGAPGRRVAVIGRDPRASGEMLESAVIAGLTSEGVDALRVGVLPTPAVAYLTGAYDADFGVMISASHNPMPDNGIKIFGPGGHKLADDTEDQIEALVAAGPGLRPVGVGIGRVVDAGDAADRYLRQVSKVGTVRLDGLTVVVDCAHGAASSVAPRAYRAAGARVIAINADPNGRNINDNCGSTHLESLRAAVIAHHADLGLAHDGDADRCLAVDANGELVDGDAIMVVLALAMKEAGELAYDTLVTTVMSNLGLHLAMRSAGIAVRTTAVGDRYVLEELRAGDYSLGGEQSGHIVMPTLGSTGDGIVTGLRLMTRMVQTGSSLAALASVMQALPQVLINVEVADKATAVAAPSVQAAVDEAAAELGDTGRILLRPSGTEPMIRVMVEAADECIAQRLATSVAEAVSAQR, encoded by the coding sequence ATGGGTCGACTGTTCGGCACCGACGGTGTCCGCGGGGTCGCCAATCGCGAGCTGACCGCCGAGCTGGCGCTGGCGCTGGGCGCCGCCGCCGCGCGGCACTTGGCGAGTCCGGGCGCGCCGGGCCGGCGGGTCGCCGTGATCGGCCGCGATCCCCGGGCCAGCGGCGAGATGCTCGAATCCGCGGTAATCGCCGGGCTGACCAGCGAGGGGGTCGACGCGTTGCGGGTCGGAGTGCTACCGACGCCCGCGGTGGCGTACCTGACCGGCGCCTACGACGCCGACTTCGGGGTGATGATCTCGGCGTCGCACAACCCGATGCCCGACAACGGCATCAAGATCTTCGGGCCCGGCGGGCACAAATTGGCCGACGACACCGAGGATCAGATCGAGGCCCTGGTGGCGGCGGGACCCGGGTTGCGCCCGGTCGGCGTCGGCATCGGCCGCGTCGTCGACGCCGGGGATGCGGCGGACCGCTATCTGCGCCAGGTGAGCAAGGTCGGCACCGTCCGGCTCGACGGTCTGACCGTGGTCGTCGACTGCGCCCATGGTGCCGCGTCGTCGGTGGCACCGCGCGCTTACCGCGCGGCCGGTGCCCGTGTCATCGCCATCAACGCCGACCCCAACGGGCGCAACATCAACGACAACTGCGGATCGACGCACCTGGAATCGCTGCGAGCGGCGGTCATCGCCCACCACGCCGACCTGGGCCTGGCGCACGACGGCGATGCCGACCGGTGCCTGGCCGTCGACGCCAACGGTGAACTCGTCGACGGCGACGCCATCATGGTGGTGCTGGCGCTGGCGATGAAGGAGGCCGGCGAACTGGCCTACGACACGTTGGTGACCACCGTGATGAGCAACCTCGGGCTGCACCTGGCCATGCGCTCAGCCGGCATCGCCGTGCGCACGACCGCCGTCGGCGACCGCTACGTCCTGGAGGAGTTACGGGCCGGCGACTACAGCCTTGGCGGCGAGCAATCCGGCCACATCGTGATGCCGACACTGGGCTCCACCGGCGACGGCATCGTCACCGGGTTGCGATTGATGACGCGCATGGTGCAGACGGGATCCTCACTGGCGGCTCTCGCATCGGTGATGCAGGCGTTGCCGCAGGTGCTGATCAACGTGGAGGTCGCCGACAAGGCCACCGCCGTCGCGGCGCCCTCGGTCCAGGCGGCGGTCGACGAGGCCGCGGCCGAGCTGGGTGACACCGGTCGAATCCTGTTGCGTCCCTCCGGAACCGAGCCGATGATTCGGGTCATGGTGGAGGCCGCCGACGAGTGCATCGCGCAGCGGCTGGCCACGAGTGTCGCGGAGGCCGTGAGCGCCCAGCGCTGA
- the rpsI gene encoding 30S ribosomal protein S9 codes for MTETPEAVEVPQAPAETAAAKPGQSFVFERPIQTVGRRKEAVVRVRLVPGTGKFDLNGRSLEDYFPNKVHQQLIKAPLVTVERTESFDIFAHLGGGGPSGQAGALRLGIARALILASPEDRPALKKAGFLTRDPRATERKKYGLKKARKAPQYSKR; via the coding sequence ATGACCGAAACGCCCGAGGCCGTAGAGGTCCCGCAAGCTCCGGCCGAGACGGCGGCGGCCAAACCCGGCCAATCGTTCGTGTTCGAGCGGCCCATCCAGACCGTCGGCCGCCGCAAGGAAGCCGTCGTGCGGGTGCGCCTGGTGCCGGGCACCGGCAAGTTCGACCTCAACGGCCGCAGCTTGGAGGACTACTTCCCCAACAAGGTGCACCAGCAGCTCATCAAGGCCCCGCTGGTCACGGTGGAGCGGACCGAAAGCTTCGACATCTTTGCTCACCTGGGCGGCGGTGGCCCGTCGGGTCAGGCCGGTGCACTGCGGCTGGGCATCGCGCGGGCGTTGATTCTGGCGTCGCCCGAGGACCGGCCCGCCCTGAAGAAGGCCGGCTTCCTCACCCGTGACCCGCGTGCCACCGAGCGCAAGAAGTACGGCCTGAAGAAGGCCCGCAAGGCGCCGCAGTACAGCAAGCGCTGA
- the rplM gene encoding 50S ribosomal protein L13, giving the protein MPTYAPKAGDTTRSWYVIDATDVVLGRLAVAAANLLRGKHKPTFAPNVDGGDFVIVINAGKVAISGEKLQHKMAYRHSGYPGGLHKRTIGELMQKHPDRVVEKAIVGMLPKNKLSRQIQRKLRVYAGPEHPHTAQRPVPYEIKQVAQ; this is encoded by the coding sequence GTGCCTACATATGCGCCCAAGGCGGGTGACACCACGCGATCGTGGTACGTCATCGACGCCACGGACGTGGTGCTTGGCCGCCTTGCCGTCGCGGCGGCCAACCTGCTGCGCGGCAAGCACAAGCCGACGTTCGCTCCCAATGTCGATGGCGGCGACTTCGTCATCGTCATCAACGCCGGCAAGGTCGCCATCAGCGGCGAGAAACTGCAGCACAAGATGGCTTACCGCCACTCCGGGTATCCCGGCGGCTTGCACAAACGCACCATTGGCGAGCTGATGCAAAAGCACCCCGACCGTGTGGTGGAGAAGGCGATCGTGGGCATGCTGCCGAAGAACAAGCTCAGCCGCCAGATCCAGCGCAAGCTGCGCGTCTACGCCGGCCCGGAGCATCCACACACCGCCCAGCGCCCGGTTCCGTACGAGATCAAGCAGGTGGCGCAATGA
- a CDS encoding helix-turn-helix domain-containing protein produces the protein MTDIRTSTRKSRGTNRADGSASVTYMRVVAKVTSSGITQAELAKAVGAGPRSVQNWASGHNTPRGRSAAKLLDVHAIVDLLSDSYTPEGIDIWFHSRNRNLDMRRPIDLLTEGDFDRVLDEAKWVAGGM, from the coding sequence ATGACTGATATCCGGACATCGACAAGAAAATCCCGTGGGACCAACCGGGCTGATGGCAGTGCGTCGGTGACGTACATGCGCGTGGTGGCAAAGGTCACCAGCTCGGGAATCACGCAGGCGGAGCTGGCCAAAGCGGTAGGGGCGGGCCCGCGCTCTGTGCAGAACTGGGCTAGCGGGCATAACACTCCCCGCGGCAGATCGGCTGCGAAACTGCTTGATGTCCACGCGATTGTGGACCTCCTCAGCGATTCCTACACGCCGGAGGGCATCGATATCTGGTTCCACTCCCGGAACCGCAACCTCGACATGCGTCGCCCGATCGACCTGCTTACGGAAGGCGATTTCGACCGAGTTCTCGATGAAGCGAAATGGGTCGCGGGAGGCATGTGA
- a CDS encoding WXG100 family type VII secretion target, with amino-acid sequence MECSVRQEIHTTSARFNQALEELRSQIAPLQQLWTREAAAAYQTEQQRWHQAATALNELLVDLGNAVRDGADDVASADRRAAGIWAR; translated from the coding sequence ATCGAATGCTCCGTTCGCCAGGAGATCCACACCACCTCGGCTCGCTTCAACCAAGCGCTGGAGGAGCTGAGGTCACAAATCGCGCCGTTGCAGCAGCTCTGGACCCGAGAGGCGGCGGCCGCATACCAAACCGAGCAGCAGCGGTGGCACCAGGCCGCCACCGCGCTTAACGAGCTACTGGTCGACCTCGGCAATGCGGTCCGCGACGGCGCCGACGACGTGGCCAGCGCCGACCGCCGGGCGGCCGGCATCTGGGCGCGGTAG